The following proteins are encoded in a genomic region of Lemur catta isolate mLemCat1 chromosome 10, mLemCat1.pri, whole genome shotgun sequence:
- the TMEM203 gene encoding transmembrane protein 203 codes for MLFSLRELVQWLGFATFEIFVHLLALLVFSVLLALRVDGLAPGLSWWNVFVPFFAADGLSTYFTTIVSVRLFQDGEKRLAVLRLFWVLTVLSLKFVFEMLLCQKLVEQTRELWFGLITSPVFILLQLLMIRACRVN; via the coding sequence ATGCTCTTCTCGCTCCGGGAGCTGGTGCAGTGGCTGGGCTTCGCTACCTTCGAAATATTCGTACACCTGCTGGCCCTGTTGGTGTTCTCTGTGCTGCTTGCACTGCGTGTGGACGGCCTGGCCCCGGGCCTCTCCTGGTGGAACGTGTTCGTGCCCTTCTTCGCAGCTGACGGGCTCAGCACCTACTTCACCACGATCGTGTCCGTGCGCCTCTTCCAGGATGGAGAGAAGAGACTGGCGGTGCTCCGCCTCTTCTGGGTCCTCACGGTCCTTAGCCTTAAGTTTGTCTTCGAGATGCTGTTGTGCCAGAAACTGGTGGAGCAGACTCGAGAGCTCTGGTTCGGCCTGATCACGTCTCCAGTCTTCATTCTCCTGCAGCTGCTCATGATCCGGGCCTGTCGCGTCAACTAG
- the NDOR1 gene encoding NADPH-dependent diflavin oxidoreductase 1 isoform X3 produces the protein MPSPQLLVLFGSQTGTAQDVSERLGREARRRRLCCRVQALDSYPVVNLINEPLVIFVCATTGQGDPPDNMKNFWRFIFRKNLPSTSLCRMDFAVLGLGDSSYSKYNFVAKKLHRRLLQLGGSALLPVCLGDDQHELGPDAAIDPWLRDLWEKVLELCPVPQDLAVIPPGVPLPSKFALHFLQEDPGTGSEEQRAASPGSQGPPSELQPFLAPVVANQRVTGPSHFQDVRLIDFDITGSGISFAAGDVVLIQPSNSAAHVQQFCQVLGLNPDQRFTLQPREPGVPCPPRLPQPCSVRHLVSQYLDIASVPRRSFFELLACLSAHELEREKLLEFSSAQGQEELHEYCSRPRRTILEVLCDFPHTAGAIPPDYLLDLIPAIRPRAFSIASSLLVQPSRLQILVAVVQYQTRLREPRRGLCSSWLASLDPGQGAARVPLWVRPGGLAFPETPDTPVIMVGPGTGVAPFRAAIQERVAQGWTGNILFFGCRRRDQDFYWEAEWRDLERKGCLTLVTAFSREQERKVYVQHRLRELGPLVWELLDRQGACFYLAGNAKYMPADVSEALMSIFREEGGLSGPDAAAYLARLQRTLRFQTETWA, from the exons ATGCCGAGCCCGCAGCTTCTGGTGCTCTTCGGCAGCCAGACAGGCACTGCTCAGGATGTGTCGGAGAGGCTGGGTCGCGAGGCCCGCCGCCGGCGCCTCTGCTGCCGGGTGCAGGCCCTGGACTCCTACCCGGTG GTGAATCTGATTAACGAGCCCCTGGTGATATTTGTTTGTGCAACTACAGGCCAAGGAGACCCCCCTGACAACATGAAG AACTTCTGGAGGTTTATATTCCGGAAGAACCTGCCCTCCACCTCCCTCTGTCGGATGGACTTTGCCGTCCTGGGCCTCGGGGACTCCTCATATTCCAA GTACAACTTCGTGGCCAAGAAGCTGCACCGGCGGCTGCTGCAGCTCGGGGGCAGCGCCCTCCTGCCCGTGTGCCTGGGCGATGACCAGCACGAGCTGGG gcctgacgctGCCATCGACCCCTGGTTGCGAGACTTGTGGGAGAAAGTACTGGAGCTGTGCCCAGTGCCGCAGGACCTCGCTGTGATCCCCCCTGGAGTCCC cctgcccTCCAAGTTCGCCCTGCACTTTCTCCAAGAGGATCCCGGCACGGGCTCTGAGGAGCAGAGGGCAGCCAGCCCAGGCTCTCAGGGGCCCCCGTCAGAGTTGCAGCCCTTCCTGGCACCTGTGGTCGCCAACCAGAGGGTCACCGGCCCCTCGCACTTCCAGGACGTTCGGCTGATTGATTTCGACATCACGGGCTCCGGCATCAG CTTTGCTGCTGGCGACGTGGTGCTAATTCAGCCTTCGAACTCAGCCGCCCATGTCCAGCAGTTctgccaggtgctgggcctgAACCCTGACCAGCGCTTCACGCTGCAGCCACGGGAGCCAG GTGTCCCCTGTCCCCCaaggctgccccagccctgctccgtGCGGCACCTCGTGTCCCAGTACCTGGACATCGCCAGTGTCCCTCGCCGCTCCTTCTTTGAGCTCCTGGCCTGTCTGTCCGCCCATGAGCTGGAGCGGGAGAAGCTCCTGGAGTTCAGTtctgcccagggccaggaggAGCTGCACGAGTACTGCAGCCGCCCCCGCAGGACCATCCTGGAG GTGCTGTGTGACTTCCCGCACACGGCTGGCGCCATCCCACCAGACTACCTGTTGGACCTTATCCCTGCGATCCGGCCCCGAGCCTTCTCCATCGCCTCCTCTCTGCTG GTGCAGCCCTCACGGCTGCAGATCCTCGTGGCCGTGGTGCAGTACCAGACCCGCCTCAGGGAGCCCCGCCGCGGCCTCTGCTCCTCCTGGCTGGCGTCCCTGGACCCTGGACAAG GAGCCGCGAGGGTGCCCCTGTGGGTGCGGCCCGGAGGCCTGGCCTTCCCGGAAACACCGGACACACCTGTGATCATGGTGGGGCCTGGCACAGGGGTGGCCCCTTTCCGAGCAGCCATCCAGGAGCGTGTGGCCCAGGGCTGGACTG GAAACATCTTGTTTTTTGGCTGCCGCAGACGGGACCAGGACTTCTACTGGGAGGCGGAGTGGCGGGACCTGGAGAGGAAGGGCTGCCTGACCCTGGTCACGGCCTTCTCCCGGGAGCAG GAGCGGAAGGTGTATGTGCAGCACCGGCTCCGGGAGCTGGGGCCGCTCGTGTGGGAGCTGCTGGACCGCCAGGGCGCCTGCTTCTACCTGGCAGG CAACGCCAAGTACATGCCGGCCGACGTCTCAGAAGCCCTGATGTCCATCTTCCGGGAGGAGGGCGGGCTCTCTGGCCCCGATGCGGCTGCCTACCTGGCCAGGCTCCAGCGGACGCTGCGCTTCCAGACTGAGACGTGGGCCTGA
- the NDOR1 gene encoding NADPH-dependent diflavin oxidoreductase 1 isoform X4 yields MKNFWRFIFRKNLPSTSLCRMDFAVLGLGDSSYSKYNFVAKKLHRRLLQLGGSALLPVCLGDDQHELGPDAAIDPWLRDLWEKVLELCPVPQDLAVIPPGVPLPSKFALHFLQEDPGTGSEEQRAASPGSQGPPSELQPFLAPVVANQRVTGPSHFQDVRLIDFDITGSGISFAAGDVVLIQPSNSAAHVQQFCQVLGLNPDQRFTLQPREPGVPCPPRLPQPCSVRHLVSQYLDIASVPRRSFFELLACLSAHELEREKLLEFSSAQGQEELHEYCSRPRRTILEVLCDFPHTAGAIPPDYLLDLIPAIRPRAFSIASSLLVQPSRLQILVAVVQYQTRLREPRRGLCSSWLASLDPGQGAARVPLWVRPGGLAFPETPDTPVIMVGPGTGVAPFRAAIQERVAQGWTGNILFFGCRRRDQDFYWEAEWRDLERKGCLTLVTAFSREQVGVPGNRGLGGSIQAQPLPISHPAGAEGVCAAPAPGAGAARVGAAGPPGRLLLPGRVSRAWVWQEWAQPPGVSASLSPVRMALQQRQVHAGRRLRSPDVHLPGGGRALWPRCGCLPGQAPADAALPD; encoded by the exons ATGAAG AACTTCTGGAGGTTTATATTCCGGAAGAACCTGCCCTCCACCTCCCTCTGTCGGATGGACTTTGCCGTCCTGGGCCTCGGGGACTCCTCATATTCCAA GTACAACTTCGTGGCCAAGAAGCTGCACCGGCGGCTGCTGCAGCTCGGGGGCAGCGCCCTCCTGCCCGTGTGCCTGGGCGATGACCAGCACGAGCTGGG gcctgacgctGCCATCGACCCCTGGTTGCGAGACTTGTGGGAGAAAGTACTGGAGCTGTGCCCAGTGCCGCAGGACCTCGCTGTGATCCCCCCTGGAGTCCC cctgcccTCCAAGTTCGCCCTGCACTTTCTCCAAGAGGATCCCGGCACGGGCTCTGAGGAGCAGAGGGCAGCCAGCCCAGGCTCTCAGGGGCCCCCGTCAGAGTTGCAGCCCTTCCTGGCACCTGTGGTCGCCAACCAGAGGGTCACCGGCCCCTCGCACTTCCAGGACGTTCGGCTGATTGATTTCGACATCACGGGCTCCGGCATCAG CTTTGCTGCTGGCGACGTGGTGCTAATTCAGCCTTCGAACTCAGCCGCCCATGTCCAGCAGTTctgccaggtgctgggcctgAACCCTGACCAGCGCTTCACGCTGCAGCCACGGGAGCCAG GTGTCCCCTGTCCCCCaaggctgccccagccctgctccgtGCGGCACCTCGTGTCCCAGTACCTGGACATCGCCAGTGTCCCTCGCCGCTCCTTCTTTGAGCTCCTGGCCTGTCTGTCCGCCCATGAGCTGGAGCGGGAGAAGCTCCTGGAGTTCAGTtctgcccagggccaggaggAGCTGCACGAGTACTGCAGCCGCCCCCGCAGGACCATCCTGGAG GTGCTGTGTGACTTCCCGCACACGGCTGGCGCCATCCCACCAGACTACCTGTTGGACCTTATCCCTGCGATCCGGCCCCGAGCCTTCTCCATCGCCTCCTCTCTGCTG GTGCAGCCCTCACGGCTGCAGATCCTCGTGGCCGTGGTGCAGTACCAGACCCGCCTCAGGGAGCCCCGCCGCGGCCTCTGCTCCTCCTGGCTGGCGTCCCTGGACCCTGGACAAG GAGCCGCGAGGGTGCCCCTGTGGGTGCGGCCCGGAGGCCTGGCCTTCCCGGAAACACCGGACACACCTGTGATCATGGTGGGGCCTGGCACAGGGGTGGCCCCTTTCCGAGCAGCCATCCAGGAGCGTGTGGCCCAGGGCTGGACTG GAAACATCTTGTTTTTTGGCTGCCGCAGACGGGACCAGGACTTCTACTGGGAGGCGGAGTGGCGGGACCTGGAGAGGAAGGGCTGCCTGACCCTGGTCACGGCCTTCTCCCGGGAGCAGGTGGGTGTGCCTGGAAAccgggggttggggggcagcaTTCAGGCTCAGCCCCTGCCCATCTCCCACCCTGCAGGAGCGGAAGGTGTATGTGCAGCACCGGCTCCGGGAGCTGGGGCCGCTCGTGTGGGAGCTGCTGGACCGCCAGGGCGCCTGCTTCTACCTGGCAGGGTGAGCCGAGCCTGGGTGTGGCAGGAGTGGGCCCAGCCCCCCGGGGTCTCGGCCTCACTGAGCCCTGTGCGCATGGCCCTCCAGCAACGCCAAGTACATGCCGGCCGACGTCTCAGAAGCCCTGATGTCCATCTTCCGGGAGGAGGGCGGGCTCTCTGGCCCCGATGCGGCTGCCTACCTGGCCAGGCTCCAGCGGACGCTGCGCTTCCAGACTGA
- the NDOR1 gene encoding NADPH-dependent diflavin oxidoreductase 1 isoform X5, with the protein MPSPQLLVLFGSQTGTAQDVSERLGREARRRRLCCRVQALDSYPVVNLINEPLVIFVCATTGQGDPPDNMKNFWRFIFRKNLPSTSLCRMDFAVLGLGDSSYSKYNFVAKKLHRRLLQLGGSALLPVCLGDDQHELGPDAAIDPWLRDLWEKVLELCPVPQDLAVIPPGVPLPSKFALHFLQEDPGTGSEEQRAASPGSQGPPSELQPFLAPVVANQRVTGPSHFQDVRLIDFDITGSGISFAAGDVVLIQPSNSAAHVQQFCQVLGLNPDQRFTLQPREPGVPCPPRLPQPCSVRHLVSQYLDIASVPRRSFFELLACLSAHELEREKLLEFSSAQGQEELHEYCSRPRRTILEVLCDFPHTAGAIPPDYLLDLIPAIRPRAFSIASSLLVQPSRLQILVAVVQYQTRLREPRRGLCSSWLASLDPGQGAARVPLWVRPGGLAFPETPDTPVIMVGPGTGVAPFRAAIQERVAQGWTGNILFFGCRRRDQDFYWEAEWRDLERKGCLTLVTAFSRELSPCPSPTLQERKVYVQHRLRELGPLVWELLDRQGACFYLAGNAKYMPADVSEALMSIFREEGGLSGPDAAAYLARLQRTLRFQTETWA; encoded by the exons ATGCCGAGCCCGCAGCTTCTGGTGCTCTTCGGCAGCCAGACAGGCACTGCTCAGGATGTGTCGGAGAGGCTGGGTCGCGAGGCCCGCCGCCGGCGCCTCTGCTGCCGGGTGCAGGCCCTGGACTCCTACCCGGTG GTGAATCTGATTAACGAGCCCCTGGTGATATTTGTTTGTGCAACTACAGGCCAAGGAGACCCCCCTGACAACATGAAG AACTTCTGGAGGTTTATATTCCGGAAGAACCTGCCCTCCACCTCCCTCTGTCGGATGGACTTTGCCGTCCTGGGCCTCGGGGACTCCTCATATTCCAA GTACAACTTCGTGGCCAAGAAGCTGCACCGGCGGCTGCTGCAGCTCGGGGGCAGCGCCCTCCTGCCCGTGTGCCTGGGCGATGACCAGCACGAGCTGGG gcctgacgctGCCATCGACCCCTGGTTGCGAGACTTGTGGGAGAAAGTACTGGAGCTGTGCCCAGTGCCGCAGGACCTCGCTGTGATCCCCCCTGGAGTCCC cctgcccTCCAAGTTCGCCCTGCACTTTCTCCAAGAGGATCCCGGCACGGGCTCTGAGGAGCAGAGGGCAGCCAGCCCAGGCTCTCAGGGGCCCCCGTCAGAGTTGCAGCCCTTCCTGGCACCTGTGGTCGCCAACCAGAGGGTCACCGGCCCCTCGCACTTCCAGGACGTTCGGCTGATTGATTTCGACATCACGGGCTCCGGCATCAG CTTTGCTGCTGGCGACGTGGTGCTAATTCAGCCTTCGAACTCAGCCGCCCATGTCCAGCAGTTctgccaggtgctgggcctgAACCCTGACCAGCGCTTCACGCTGCAGCCACGGGAGCCAG GTGTCCCCTGTCCCCCaaggctgccccagccctgctccgtGCGGCACCTCGTGTCCCAGTACCTGGACATCGCCAGTGTCCCTCGCCGCTCCTTCTTTGAGCTCCTGGCCTGTCTGTCCGCCCATGAGCTGGAGCGGGAGAAGCTCCTGGAGTTCAGTtctgcccagggccaggaggAGCTGCACGAGTACTGCAGCCGCCCCCGCAGGACCATCCTGGAG GTGCTGTGTGACTTCCCGCACACGGCTGGCGCCATCCCACCAGACTACCTGTTGGACCTTATCCCTGCGATCCGGCCCCGAGCCTTCTCCATCGCCTCCTCTCTGCTG GTGCAGCCCTCACGGCTGCAGATCCTCGTGGCCGTGGTGCAGTACCAGACCCGCCTCAGGGAGCCCCGCCGCGGCCTCTGCTCCTCCTGGCTGGCGTCCCTGGACCCTGGACAAG GAGCCGCGAGGGTGCCCCTGTGGGTGCGGCCCGGAGGCCTGGCCTTCCCGGAAACACCGGACACACCTGTGATCATGGTGGGGCCTGGCACAGGGGTGGCCCCTTTCCGAGCAGCCATCCAGGAGCGTGTGGCCCAGGGCTGGACTG GAAACATCTTGTTTTTTGGCTGCCGCAGACGGGACCAGGACTTCTACTGGGAGGCGGAGTGGCGGGACCTGGAGAGGAAGGGCTGCCTGACCCTGGTCACGGCCTTCTCCCGGGA GCTCAGCCCCTGCCCATCTCCCACCCTGCAGGAGCGGAAGGTGTATGTGCAGCACCGGCTCCGGGAGCTGGGGCCGCTCGTGTGGGAGCTGCTGGACCGCCAGGGCGCCTGCTTCTACCTGGCAGG CAACGCCAAGTACATGCCGGCCGACGTCTCAGAAGCCCTGATGTCCATCTTCCGGGAGGAGGGCGGGCTCTCTGGCCCCGATGCGGCTGCCTACCTGGCCAGGCTCCAGCGGACGCTGCGCTTCCAGACTGAGACGTGGGCCTGA
- the NDOR1 gene encoding NADPH-dependent diflavin oxidoreductase 1 isoform X1, translating into MPSPQLLVLFGSQTGTAQDVSERLGREARRRRLCCRVQALDSYPVVNLINEPLVIFVCATTGQGDPPDNMKNFWRFIFRKNLPSTSLCRMDFAVLGLGDSSYSKYNFVAKKLHRRLLQLGGSALLPVCLGDDQHELGPDAAIDPWLRDLWEKVLELCPVPQDLAVIPPGVPLPSKFALHFLQEDPGTGSEEQRAASPGSQGPPSELQPFLAPVVANQRVTGPSHFQDVRLIDFDITGSGISFAAGDVVLIQPSNSAAHVQQFCQVLGLNPDQRFTLQPREPGVPCPPRLPQPCSVRHLVSQYLDIASVPRRSFFELLACLSAHELEREKLLEFSSAQGQEELHEYCSRPRRTILEVLCDFPHTAGAIPPDYLLDLIPAIRPRAFSIASSLLVQPSRLQILVAVVQYQTRLREPRRGLCSSWLASLDPGQGAARVPLWVRPGGLAFPETPDTPVIMVGPGTGVAPFRAAIQERVAQGWTGNILFFGCRRRDQDFYWEAEWRDLERKGCLTLVTAFSREQVGVPGNRGLGGSIQAQPLPISHPAGAEGVCAAPAPGAGAARVGAAGPPGRLLLPGRVSRAWVWQEWAQPPGVSASLSPVRMALQQRQVHAGRRLRSPDVHLPGGGRALWPRCGCLPGQAPADAALPD; encoded by the exons ATGCCGAGCCCGCAGCTTCTGGTGCTCTTCGGCAGCCAGACAGGCACTGCTCAGGATGTGTCGGAGAGGCTGGGTCGCGAGGCCCGCCGCCGGCGCCTCTGCTGCCGGGTGCAGGCCCTGGACTCCTACCCGGTG GTGAATCTGATTAACGAGCCCCTGGTGATATTTGTTTGTGCAACTACAGGCCAAGGAGACCCCCCTGACAACATGAAG AACTTCTGGAGGTTTATATTCCGGAAGAACCTGCCCTCCACCTCCCTCTGTCGGATGGACTTTGCCGTCCTGGGCCTCGGGGACTCCTCATATTCCAA GTACAACTTCGTGGCCAAGAAGCTGCACCGGCGGCTGCTGCAGCTCGGGGGCAGCGCCCTCCTGCCCGTGTGCCTGGGCGATGACCAGCACGAGCTGGG gcctgacgctGCCATCGACCCCTGGTTGCGAGACTTGTGGGAGAAAGTACTGGAGCTGTGCCCAGTGCCGCAGGACCTCGCTGTGATCCCCCCTGGAGTCCC cctgcccTCCAAGTTCGCCCTGCACTTTCTCCAAGAGGATCCCGGCACGGGCTCTGAGGAGCAGAGGGCAGCCAGCCCAGGCTCTCAGGGGCCCCCGTCAGAGTTGCAGCCCTTCCTGGCACCTGTGGTCGCCAACCAGAGGGTCACCGGCCCCTCGCACTTCCAGGACGTTCGGCTGATTGATTTCGACATCACGGGCTCCGGCATCAG CTTTGCTGCTGGCGACGTGGTGCTAATTCAGCCTTCGAACTCAGCCGCCCATGTCCAGCAGTTctgccaggtgctgggcctgAACCCTGACCAGCGCTTCACGCTGCAGCCACGGGAGCCAG GTGTCCCCTGTCCCCCaaggctgccccagccctgctccgtGCGGCACCTCGTGTCCCAGTACCTGGACATCGCCAGTGTCCCTCGCCGCTCCTTCTTTGAGCTCCTGGCCTGTCTGTCCGCCCATGAGCTGGAGCGGGAGAAGCTCCTGGAGTTCAGTtctgcccagggccaggaggAGCTGCACGAGTACTGCAGCCGCCCCCGCAGGACCATCCTGGAG GTGCTGTGTGACTTCCCGCACACGGCTGGCGCCATCCCACCAGACTACCTGTTGGACCTTATCCCTGCGATCCGGCCCCGAGCCTTCTCCATCGCCTCCTCTCTGCTG GTGCAGCCCTCACGGCTGCAGATCCTCGTGGCCGTGGTGCAGTACCAGACCCGCCTCAGGGAGCCCCGCCGCGGCCTCTGCTCCTCCTGGCTGGCGTCCCTGGACCCTGGACAAG GAGCCGCGAGGGTGCCCCTGTGGGTGCGGCCCGGAGGCCTGGCCTTCCCGGAAACACCGGACACACCTGTGATCATGGTGGGGCCTGGCACAGGGGTGGCCCCTTTCCGAGCAGCCATCCAGGAGCGTGTGGCCCAGGGCTGGACTG GAAACATCTTGTTTTTTGGCTGCCGCAGACGGGACCAGGACTTCTACTGGGAGGCGGAGTGGCGGGACCTGGAGAGGAAGGGCTGCCTGACCCTGGTCACGGCCTTCTCCCGGGAGCAGGTGGGTGTGCCTGGAAAccgggggttggggggcagcaTTCAGGCTCAGCCCCTGCCCATCTCCCACCCTGCAGGAGCGGAAGGTGTATGTGCAGCACCGGCTCCGGGAGCTGGGGCCGCTCGTGTGGGAGCTGCTGGACCGCCAGGGCGCCTGCTTCTACCTGGCAGGGTGAGCCGAGCCTGGGTGTGGCAGGAGTGGGCCCAGCCCCCCGGGGTCTCGGCCTCACTGAGCCCTGTGCGCATGGCCCTCCAGCAACGCCAAGTACATGCCGGCCGACGTCTCAGAAGCCCTGATGTCCATCTTCCGGGAGGAGGGCGGGCTCTCTGGCCCCGATGCGGCTGCCTACCTGGCCAGGCTCCAGCGGACGCTGCGCTTCCAGACTGA
- the NDOR1 gene encoding NADPH-dependent diflavin oxidoreductase 1 isoform X2 has protein sequence MPSPQLLVLFGSQTGTAQDVSERLGREARRRRLCCRVQALDSYPVVNLINEPLVIFVCATTGQGDPPDNMKNFWRFIFRKNLPSTSLCRMDFAVLGLGDSSYSKYNFVAKKLHRRLLQLGGSALLPVCLGDDQHELGPDAAIDPWLRDLWEKVLELCPVPQDLAVIPPGVPLPSKFALHFLQEDPGTGSEEQRAASPGSQGPPSELQPFLAPVVANQRVTGPSHFQDVRLIDFDITGSGISFAAGDVVLIQPSNSAAHVQQFCQVLGLNPDQRFTLQPREPGVPCPPRLPQPCSVRHLVSQYLDIASVPRRSFFELLACLSAHELEREKLLEFSSAQGQEELHEYCSRPRRTILEVLCDFPHTAGAIPPDYLLDLIPAIRPRAFSIASSLLVQPSRLQILVAVVQYQTRLREPRRGLCSSWLASLDPGQGAARVPLWVRPGGLAFPETPDTPVIMVGPGTGVAPFRAAIQERVAQGWTGNILFFGCRRRDQDFYWEAEWRDLERKGCLTLVTAFSREQVGVPGNRGLGGSIQAQPLPISHPAGAEGVCAAPAPGAGAARVGAAGPPGRLLLPGRQRQVHAGRRLRSPDVHLPGGGRALWPRCGCLPGQAPADAALPD, from the exons ATGCCGAGCCCGCAGCTTCTGGTGCTCTTCGGCAGCCAGACAGGCACTGCTCAGGATGTGTCGGAGAGGCTGGGTCGCGAGGCCCGCCGCCGGCGCCTCTGCTGCCGGGTGCAGGCCCTGGACTCCTACCCGGTG GTGAATCTGATTAACGAGCCCCTGGTGATATTTGTTTGTGCAACTACAGGCCAAGGAGACCCCCCTGACAACATGAAG AACTTCTGGAGGTTTATATTCCGGAAGAACCTGCCCTCCACCTCCCTCTGTCGGATGGACTTTGCCGTCCTGGGCCTCGGGGACTCCTCATATTCCAA GTACAACTTCGTGGCCAAGAAGCTGCACCGGCGGCTGCTGCAGCTCGGGGGCAGCGCCCTCCTGCCCGTGTGCCTGGGCGATGACCAGCACGAGCTGGG gcctgacgctGCCATCGACCCCTGGTTGCGAGACTTGTGGGAGAAAGTACTGGAGCTGTGCCCAGTGCCGCAGGACCTCGCTGTGATCCCCCCTGGAGTCCC cctgcccTCCAAGTTCGCCCTGCACTTTCTCCAAGAGGATCCCGGCACGGGCTCTGAGGAGCAGAGGGCAGCCAGCCCAGGCTCTCAGGGGCCCCCGTCAGAGTTGCAGCCCTTCCTGGCACCTGTGGTCGCCAACCAGAGGGTCACCGGCCCCTCGCACTTCCAGGACGTTCGGCTGATTGATTTCGACATCACGGGCTCCGGCATCAG CTTTGCTGCTGGCGACGTGGTGCTAATTCAGCCTTCGAACTCAGCCGCCCATGTCCAGCAGTTctgccaggtgctgggcctgAACCCTGACCAGCGCTTCACGCTGCAGCCACGGGAGCCAG GTGTCCCCTGTCCCCCaaggctgccccagccctgctccgtGCGGCACCTCGTGTCCCAGTACCTGGACATCGCCAGTGTCCCTCGCCGCTCCTTCTTTGAGCTCCTGGCCTGTCTGTCCGCCCATGAGCTGGAGCGGGAGAAGCTCCTGGAGTTCAGTtctgcccagggccaggaggAGCTGCACGAGTACTGCAGCCGCCCCCGCAGGACCATCCTGGAG GTGCTGTGTGACTTCCCGCACACGGCTGGCGCCATCCCACCAGACTACCTGTTGGACCTTATCCCTGCGATCCGGCCCCGAGCCTTCTCCATCGCCTCCTCTCTGCTG GTGCAGCCCTCACGGCTGCAGATCCTCGTGGCCGTGGTGCAGTACCAGACCCGCCTCAGGGAGCCCCGCCGCGGCCTCTGCTCCTCCTGGCTGGCGTCCCTGGACCCTGGACAAG GAGCCGCGAGGGTGCCCCTGTGGGTGCGGCCCGGAGGCCTGGCCTTCCCGGAAACACCGGACACACCTGTGATCATGGTGGGGCCTGGCACAGGGGTGGCCCCTTTCCGAGCAGCCATCCAGGAGCGTGTGGCCCAGGGCTGGACTG GAAACATCTTGTTTTTTGGCTGCCGCAGACGGGACCAGGACTTCTACTGGGAGGCGGAGTGGCGGGACCTGGAGAGGAAGGGCTGCCTGACCCTGGTCACGGCCTTCTCCCGGGAGCAGGTGGGTGTGCCTGGAAAccgggggttggggggcagcaTTCAGGCTCAGCCCCTGCCCATCTCCCACCCTGCAGGAGCGGAAGGTGTATGTGCAGCACCGGCTCCGGGAGCTGGGGCCGCTCGTGTGGGAGCTGCTGGACCGCCAGGGCGCCTGCTTCTACCTGGCAGG CAACGCCAAGTACATGCCGGCCGACGTCTCAGAAGCCCTGATGTCCATCTTCCGGGAGGAGGGCGGGCTCTCTGGCCCCGATGCGGCTGCCTACCTGGCCAGGCTCCAGCGGACGCTGCGCTTCCAGACTGA